GAGGATGTGGACGTTCGTCAACATGTTCATGTTGTTGACGAACGTCAACAGCTGGGGGCACTCCGTGGTCACGACCGTTGGTCTGCCCCCGCAGGCCCGTCTCCTCGCCCTCAGTAAGGGAACCCACCCGGCGGGGTCGTGGAGACCGTCGCGGTCGGCGTCGGAAGACGGCCCGGCGTATGAGAGGGACTTCAATGCTCGGTTTCGTCGAGGGGTCACGGGATCGTGGCGAAACTTTCGCCACTGAGTGGCTAAAATTCGGTCACGGATAAGGCATCGGCCCTCGCCTGCGGCATACCGAGCGGAGTTGCCAGAGGCATGGACAGACATAAGCGACGTCTTGACATGTCGCTATGTCAATACATACCTTCTGCGCATGCCAGAAGGACTTACACTCGCCGAACTCGCCGAAGCATCCGGCCTCCAGCCCAGAACCATACGTTCTGGGTCGCACAGGGACTCCTCCAGGACCGCTCTCCCGAGGCCCCGCCGCCCGGTACCCGGCCGACCAGCTTGACCGCATCCGGGCCATCCGGACGATGAAGGAACTCCACGGGATGTCCCTCGCCGACATCCGCCGCGAGCTCCTGGTCGCGCCCGCGAGTCGCATCGCCGCGCTCGCCCAACGGGCCGCCACCATCGCTCCGGAACCGGCAGCGAAGGCGCTCACCGAGCCGCCGGACCAGTCGGGAACCGACGGGGACACAGCCCTCGACTACTTCCGCAGGCTTCGTGTCAGCGCAGACCCAGGCGCGCTACATGAATCCGGTTCCTACTTCAGCTACCTGAGCGCAGCCCCGCGCGACAACACGGCCGCCGACGCGCCGACGGACGAACCACCAGCTGAGCCTGCGCCGCGTGCGGCGACCGGCTTCGAGGCACTCGAACAACGCCTCACCCCCACCACTCCGCTTGCGCCGAGGGAGCGGCGCACGCGCGCCGTCGAACAGCTGACGATCGAGATCACCCCCGACATCGAGCTCTCCGTGCGCGGAAAACTCGACGCCGACCAACGCGCTCGACTCGAGCGCTGCGCAGAACTCATGCGCGACATCCTCACCGGGAGGGAATGATGACCACCAACGCCCAGACCACGCTCGCCCTCGACATCGGCCTCGATCGCTCGCTCGCCTTTGATGCCGGAGGTTCGGTCCGCTACCTCGTCGCAGATCTCGCCGCGAGCGGCACCGTCGACGGCCCTAAAGCTCCGCCGCCGGTGAACCTCGCCCTCGCCATCGACGTCTCGGGTTCGATGGAGGGCGCCAAGATTGCCGCCGCACGCGACACGGCCCTCGCCGTCGCCCGCGCGCTCACGCCGCGCGACCGCCTCACGATCGTCACCTTCAGTCACGTGACACAGCTGCTCCTCGACGCGTGTCCCATGGACGCCGAGGGGCACAATGCGGCGCAGCGGGCGATCACGCGTCTCGAAGCAGACGGCAACACGAACCTCTGGGACGGCTGGCTCCTCGCTGGCGAGCGCGTGGCGCAGGCGATGGCTCGCGATCCGAAGGCCACGCATCGCGTCCTCCTCCTGTCGGACGGCCAGGCAAACACCGGACTCACCGACCCTACCCAACTCGCGCAACAC
The nucleotide sequence above comes from Gemmatimonadota bacterium. Encoded proteins:
- a CDS encoding MerR family transcriptional regulator yields the protein MSIHTFCACQKDLHSPNSPKHPASSPEPYVLGRTGTPPGPLSRGPAARYPADQLDRIRAIRTMKELHGMSLADIRRELLVAPASRIAALAQRAATIAPEPAAKALTEPPDQSGTDGDTALDYFRRLRVSADPGALHESGSYFSYLSAAPRDNTAADAPTDEPPAEPAPRAATGFEALEQRLTPTTPLAPRERRTRAVEQLTIEITPDIELSVRGKLDADQRARLERCAELMRDILTGRE